Within the Pelagovum pacificum genome, the region AGATCAAGACGACCCTGCCGAAAGCGAAAGAGCTGAAGCGCGTCATGGACAAGCTGATCACTCTCGCCAAGCGCGGTGACCTGCATGCGCGTCGCATCGCCGCCAGCGAGCTGAAGCAGGACATGCACGTCGCCAAGCTGTTCGACGTTCTCGGCCCGCGCTATGCGGAGCGGAACGGTGGCTACACCCGCGTCCTCAAGGCCGGCTTCCGCTACGGCGACATGGCCCCGATGGCGATCATCGAGCTGGTCGACCGCGACCTCGACGCGAAAGGCGCTGCCGACCGTGAGCGCCTCGCTTCCGAAGACGCGATGGCCGAAGAAGAATAATCCGGACCCCATTGTCCAGCGAAAGCCCCGCCAGACGGCGGGGCTTTTTCGTTTGCGGCTCCCCGCTTTCCCTGACCCAGCACAGGCCTTATCTCTGGCTCATGTCCGACCTGTTCGATCAGTCCCCAGGCACGCGCCCCGACCGCACCGGCGAGGCACCGAGACCGCTCGCCGACCGGTTGCGCCCGCAAACGCTCTCCGAGGTCATCGGGCAAGAGCAGATCCTCGGTCCCGACGCGCCGCTCTCGACGATGCTCGAATCCGGCGCCCTGTCGTCGCTGATCCTTTGGGGGCCGCCGGGCGTGGGCAAGACGACCATCGCGCGGCTGCTGGCCCACGAGACGGACCTGCATTTCGTCCAGATCAGCGCGATCTTCACCGGCGTTCAGGAGCTGCGGAAGGTCTTCGACGCCGCGCGGATGCGGCGCCAGAACGGGCAGGGGACCCTGCTGTTCGTCGACGAGATCCATCGCTTCAACAAGGCCCAGCAGGACGGCTTTCTGCCCCACATGGAGGACGGCACGATCCTCCTCGTCGGTGCAACGACGGAGAACCCGAGCTTCGAGCTGAACGCCGCCCTGCTGTCGCGTGCGCAGGTCATGGTGCTGAACCGCCTCGACCTCGCCCGGATGGAACTGCTCGCGCAACGCGCGGAGTCGGAGGTGGGCCGCAAGCTGCCCCTCGACCCCCGCGCCCGCGAGGCACTGCAGGAGATGGCCGACGGCGACGGTCGGGCGCTGCTGAACCTCATCGAACAGGTGATGGGCTGGAAGATCGAGGGCACGCTCGACGTCGCTGCGCTGAACAAGCGGCTGACCAAGCGGGCCACGCACTACGACAAGTCGGGTGAGGAACATTACAACCTCATCTCCGCGCTGCACAAATCCGTGCGCGGCTCCGATCCGGATGCCGCGCTCTACTGGTTCGCGCGGATGCTGGCAGGGGGCGAAGACCCGCGCTTCCTCGCGCGCCGGATCACCCGGATGGCGGTCGAGGACATCGGCCTTGCCGACCCGCAGGCCCAGACCCACTGCATCGATGCGTGGGAGACTTACGAGCGGCTCGGCTCACCGGAAGGGGAGCTCGCGCTGGCCAACGCTGTTGTCTACCTCGCCCTCGCGCCGAAATCGAACGCGGCCTATGTCGCCTACAAGGCGGCGATGGACGCCGCCCGCAAGTCGGGCTCGGAGCCGCCGCCGAAGATCATCCGCAACGCGCCGACCAAGTTGATGAAAGAGCAGGGTTACGGCGACGGCTACCAGTATGACCACGATGCCGAGGATGGTTTCTCGGGCCAGAACTACTTTCCCGACGGCATGAAACGAGGCGTCTACTACGTGCCGGTCGAGCGCGGGCACGAGCGCGAGCTGAAGAAGCGGCTCGACTATTTCAACAAGCTCCGGCTGCAGCGGAACGGCTGAGCCGGCCAAACTTGACATCGACCACACGAGGTCAGAGAGAGCGCAGATGTTGTCCACCACCCTCCAGGTCGCCCTCGGCGGCGCGATCGGCGCTTCGGCCCGCTACCTGTCGGGGGTCGGTATCGGACGATTGTTCGGGATCACGGGATTTCCGCTCGGCGTCATCGCGGTCAACGTGCTCGGCTCGTTCCTGATGGGCCTCTTCGCGGGGGCTCTGGCCCGCCGGGGCCTCGCCCATCTGAACCCTTTCCTGATGACCGGCGTCCTCGGCGGCTTCACGACGTTCTCGGCCTTTTCGCTCGAAGCGGTGACGCTGTACGAGCGCGGCGCGGTCGGGCAGGCAGCTGTCTACGTGATCGGCTCCGTCGTTCTGTCCATCGGGACCCTGATCCTTGGCCTCACCCTCGCGAGGAGCTTCGCATGAGCGGCGTCCAGACCATCACCGTAGGCCCGGACGAGGGCGACCAGCGCATCGACCGCTGGCTGCGCCGGCACTTTCCTCAGGTCACGCAGGGCCGGATCGAGAAGATGTGCCGCAAGGGAGAGCTGCGCGTCGACGGCGGGCGGGTGAAGAGCTCGACCCGTATCACCTCGGGCCAGCAGGTTCGGATACCCCCGCTGCCCGACACTGCGGACCCGACGCCCCGGCGCGAGACGATCAGCGATGCGGATGCGAAGATGATCCGCGATTGCGTGATCTACCGCGACGACCATGTCATCGCTCTGAACAAGCCACCGGGACTGCCGACGCAGGGCGGCAGCAAGCAGACGCGCCACGTGGATGGCCTCGCCGAGGCGCTGCGCTTCGACTACGACGACAAGCCGCGGCTGGTGCACCGGCTGGACAAGGACACCTCCGGGGTGCTGCTGCTGGCGCGCACGCATCGGGTGGCGCAGGAGCTGACAGCAGCGATCCGGCATCGCGCGACCCGCAAGATCTACTGGGCGCTCGTGGCCGGCGTGCCGACGCCCTATCTCGGCGAGATTCGCTTTGGCCTCATCAAGGCCCCGGGCCATGGCGCCGCCGGCGAGAATGAGAAGATGCGCGCGGTGCATCCCGACGACGTGCAGAAGACCGAGGGCGCGAAGCGGGCGCACACGCTCTATGCCACACTCTACCGCGTTGCAGGCCGTGCGTCCTGGGTCGCGATGGAGCCGATTACCGGACGCACGCACCAACTTCGCGCGCACATGGCCGCTATCGGACATCCGATCATCGGCGACGGAAAGTACGGCGGGTCCGGGCAGGAGAATCTCGGTGACGGCTGGGGCGCGCAACTTGGCGGCGTCATCAGCAAGAAACTTCATCTTCATGCCCATTCCATGACCTTCCAGCATCCGGTGACGAAAAAGTCGGTCACCGTCTCGGCGCAGCTGCCCGAACACATGGCGCACAGCTGGGAGACGTTCGGCTGGACCGAGGATCTCGCTGCCGACGACCCGTTCGAATCCCTCTAGGAGACGACCATGAGTGAGTGGAAAGCGAAGCGGTTCTGGAAAGAAACGGCCGTAATGGAGGCGGAGGGTGGCTATTCCATCGCGCTGGACGGTCGTCCGGTCCGCACGCCGTCGAAGGCCATGCTCACCATGCCGACCCGCGCGATGGCAGAGGCTGCGGCACGTGAATGGGACGCGCAGACGGACGTTATCGACCCGCGCACCATGCCGGTCACGCGAGCCGTGAACACCGCGATCGACCGCGTCGTCCCGGAGTTCGAGGCCGTGGCCGAAATCATCTCGGAATACGGCGCGACGGACCTTCTATGCTACCGCGCAGACGCGCCGGACGAGCTGGTGCAACGCCAGTCCGATCAATGGGATCCGCTGCTGGACTGGGCTGACGAGGCGCTTGGCGCGCGGCTGAAACCGGTCGAAGGCGTCATGCACGTCGAGCAGGACCGTGCCGCGCTCGAGAGACTCGCGGAACAAGTCCGGGCACTCGATGCCTATAGATTAACCGCATTCCACGATCTCGTCTCGCTTTCAGGGTCGCTGATCCTCGGCTTCGCGGTGACGGAGAAGGCCCGTTCGCCCGACGAGGCATGGCAGATCAGCCGGATCGACGAGAACTGGCAACTGGAACAATGGGGTGACGATGAGGAAGCCGCCGCGATGGCCGAAGCA harbors:
- a CDS encoding ATP12 family chaperone protein, which produces MSEWKAKRFWKETAVMEAEGGYSIALDGRPVRTPSKAMLTMPTRAMAEAAAREWDAQTDVIDPRTMPVTRAVNTAIDRVVPEFEAVAEIISEYGATDLLCYRADAPDELVQRQSDQWDPLLDWADEALGARLKPVEGVMHVEQDRAALERLAEQVRALDAYRLTAFHDLVSLSGSLILGFAVTEKARSPDEAWQISRIDENWQLEQWGDDEEAAAMAEAKRLTFLDAARFFQLSETD
- a CDS encoding replication-associated recombination protein A, which produces MSDLFDQSPGTRPDRTGEAPRPLADRLRPQTLSEVIGQEQILGPDAPLSTMLESGALSSLILWGPPGVGKTTIARLLAHETDLHFVQISAIFTGVQELRKVFDAARMRRQNGQGTLLFVDEIHRFNKAQQDGFLPHMEDGTILLVGATTENPSFELNAALLSRAQVMVLNRLDLARMELLAQRAESEVGRKLPLDPRAREALQEMADGDGRALLNLIEQVMGWKIEGTLDVAALNKRLTKRATHYDKSGEEHYNLISALHKSVRGSDPDAALYWFARMLAGGEDPRFLARRITRMAVEDIGLADPQAQTHCIDAWETYERLGSPEGELALANAVVYLALAPKSNAAYVAYKAAMDAARKSGSEPPPKIIRNAPTKLMKEQGYGDGYQYDHDAEDGFSGQNYFPDGMKRGVYYVPVERGHERELKKRLDYFNKLRLQRNG
- the rplQ gene encoding 50S ribosomal protein L17, with translation MRHARGYRRLNRTHEHRKALFANMSGSLIEHEQIKTTLPKAKELKRVMDKLITLAKRGDLHARRIAASELKQDMHVAKLFDVLGPRYAERNGGYTRVLKAGFRYGDMAPMAIIELVDRDLDAKGAADRERLASEDAMAEEE
- a CDS encoding RluA family pseudouridine synthase, producing the protein MSGVQTITVGPDEGDQRIDRWLRRHFPQVTQGRIEKMCRKGELRVDGGRVKSSTRITSGQQVRIPPLPDTADPTPRRETISDADAKMIRDCVIYRDDHVIALNKPPGLPTQGGSKQTRHVDGLAEALRFDYDDKPRLVHRLDKDTSGVLLLARTHRVAQELTAAIRHRATRKIYWALVAGVPTPYLGEIRFGLIKAPGHGAAGENEKMRAVHPDDVQKTEGAKRAHTLYATLYRVAGRASWVAMEPITGRTHQLRAHMAAIGHPIIGDGKYGGSGQENLGDGWGAQLGGVISKKLHLHAHSMTFQHPVTKKSVTVSAQLPEHMAHSWETFGWTEDLAADDPFESL
- the crcB gene encoding fluoride efflux transporter CrcB, yielding MLSTTLQVALGGAIGASARYLSGVGIGRLFGITGFPLGVIAVNVLGSFLMGLFAGALARRGLAHLNPFLMTGVLGGFTTFSAFSLEAVTLYERGAVGQAAVYVIGSVVLSIGTLILGLTLARSFA